In Deinococcota bacterium, the genomic window GTGGCCGACCGCCCTGGCCGAGGCGCCCAGGCGGGGTTCGATCAAGGCCGCCGACGGCACCATCTTCGCCGAGGGCCGCGTCGATCACCGCCGCTACCCGCAGGGCAGGCTGGGCGCGCACGTCGTGGGCTTTTCGGGCGCGCTTCAGCCCGACGGCGCCTACGGTTTGGAGGGCCTCGAGCGCTCCCTGGACGGGGTCTTGCAAAGCGGCCAGGACGTGACCATCACCATCGACCCGACGCTCCAGGCGGTCGCCCAGGCCGAACTCGGCAAGGCGGCCAGGGCGCGCAAGGCCTGGAACGGCGCGCTGATCGCCATCGAGAGCGGCAGCGGCCGCATCCTGGCGGCGGCGTCCTACCCCGAATACGACCCCAACCAGTTCAGGACGGTCACGAGCCGCGAGACCATGACCAACCGCGCCTTTTTGGATCAGGTCGAGCCCGGCTCGACGGTCAAGCCGCTCATCATAGCGGCGCTCATGCAGGAGGGCCGCTTGGGCGCCGGCGAGGTCATCGAGGCCGGGAGCAGCCTCCAGGTGGGCTGGCACACCTTCCGCAACGCGCTCGAGCACCCGCCGGAAGTGAGCGTCGCGGATATTCTTCGCTTTTCCAGCAACGTCGGCGCCATCACCCTGGCGCAGCGCTTCAGCTCGCAAGAGCTCTTTTTGTGGCTGCGCCACTGGGGCTTCGGCGAGGATCCGCGCGTGTCCTACACCAGCGCCCGCCGCGGCCAGGTCAACCCCTGGGAAGCTTGGGTGCCGCAGGACCACGCCGCCACCAGCATCGGCTACAGCATGTCGGCCACCGCCTTGCAACTCGCCGCCGCCTACTCGGTCTTCGCCAACGACGGCCTCTACATTCGGCCCCGGCTCATCGAGGACGGCGGCGAGCCCGAGGTTAAGCGCATCCTCTCGGCGAACGTGGCTAAGGCCGTGCGCGGCATGCTCGAGGGCGTGGTCGAGAGCGGCGAGGCGCGCCGCGCCAAGATTCCCGGCATCCCCGTCGCGGGCAAGACGGGCACGGGGCAAATCTACCTGGACGGGAGCTACTCGAGGACCGCCTACACCACCTCCTTCGCGGGCATCTTTCCCGCCGACGACCCCAGGGTGACCGTCGTCGTCTACCTGCAGGGCGCTGAGGGGCCGCCTAGCGAACTCTACGGCTCCTTGATCGCCGCGCCCATCTTCCAGGCCTTTGGCTCCGAGGCGGTGGCGCTCTGGGGCATGCCGCCCAAGACCGCGGGCTACGCCAACCACTAGCCTAAGCCTGTTGATATAGTGTACTATTGTGTATGGTGTGTAAGATGTGTAAAAGGTCTCGTTCGAGACTGGGATAAGGAACGGGATAAGGAATAGGAATAAGGAATGAGGACGGCCTTGCTCGAGGGAGTCACGAAAAGGGATGCGGCACAGGTTGGGGCGCTCTTGGAGCCGGCGCGCCTGGCCGCGCTCGCCGGCGTCGGGTCACAGCAGGGGGTCCAGGAGGGGGTATGGCCGCCGGGAAGCGGCGTCAGCTTCCACTCGGGCCGCGTACAGCCCGGCGACGTCTTTTTTGCCCTGCCGGGGCAGGCGGCGCACGGCATCGCGTTTGCGGGCGCCGCCCTAGCGGCCGGTGCGGCCTTCATGGTCTCGGACCGGCCTCACCCGCGGGGACTGCTGGTGCCGGACCCGGCAGGATTGTTGCTCAGGCTGGGCCGCGAGGCCAGAGCCTGCCTGACGGGTCCGGTCGTCGGCATCACCGGCTCGGCGGGCAAGACGAGCACCAAGGCGATGGTCGCCGCCGCCCTGGGCGCGCCCTCGAGCCCCGGCAACTTCAACACCCCGCTGGCCTTGGCGCAGGTGCTGGTAGGGGCGGCCCTGCGCGGGCGCTCCGAGGAGGCATTGGTGCTCGAGCTGGGCATCGACCACAGCGGCGAGATGGACGCGCTCCTCACCCTCGTCAAGCCGACCCATGCGCTCCTCACGCTCATCGGCGCCAGCCACCTGAGCGGCCTGGGCAGCGTAGCGGAGGTCGCCCGCGAGAAGGGCAAGCTCCTGCGCGCCGCCCCCGTCCGGCTCGCCCACGCGAGCACGCGCAGGCAGCTAAAGGGCGTGACGGAGGTGCGCTTTTACGGTCTGGACGACGAGGCCGGCGACCTCGACTTCAGCGGCCGGATCCTTGCGGCGACGGCCGAGCGCCAGGAGCTCGAGGTCTTTGGCCGGCGCGTCGCCCTTCCCTACCCCGGTAGGCCGATGGCCGCCAACGCGGTCGCCGCCATGAGCCTGGCTAGGCTGCTGGAGCGCGACCTGGACGCGGCGGCCGCGCGCCTCGCGGTGTTGCGCCTCGAGCCCGGCCGGCTCGAGGTTCGCCACTGCCAGGGCTTCACCCTGATCGACGACGCCTACAACAGCAACCCGGCCTCGGCGCGGGCCGCGCTCGAGGTCTTGGCCGCCTTTCCCCGACCGCACAGCGCCATCCTCGGCGACATGCTCGAGCTCGGCGCGCGCTCGGCGGGCCTGCACCGCGCCCTCGGCGCGGCGACCCGCGGGCTCGACCGGCTCTACACCGTGGGAGCAGCGGCGCATGGTATCGGCGCGGGGAGGGAGCACGCGCGGCACTTCAGCACCGTCGAAAGCTTGATCGAGGCGCTGGCGCGCGAGACGCTCACCGGCACGGTGCTCGTCAAGGCCTCGCGGGGCATGAGGCTCGAGCGCGTGGTGCGTGAGCTTACCAGACAGGGTGAGCGCGCGTGACCCTCGCCCTCGCGCTCGCCCTGTCGCTCCTGGCGGTCGGCGCCTTTGTCCAGCTCGCCAAGGGCTACGGCTGGGGCAAGGCGATCCGCCAGGGCGGCCCCCAGAGCCACCGCCGCAAGGAGGGCACGCCGACGATGGCCGGCATCGCCTTTCTCGCGGCGGCGACGCTGGCCTATCTGATCATCGGGCCGCTCGAGCCGGACGGGCTGGCGGTCCTCGGCCTCACCTTGACGGTCGGCCTGCTCGGCTGGTACGACGACTACCTGGCCCTAAAGCGCAAGGACGCGGCGGTCACGGGCGGCGACAGCACCACCGGCCTCCTGGCCCGCTACCGCCTCGCCCTGCAGCTCCTCTTCGCCTCCGGCTTCGCGGTCTACGCCGTGAGCGCGGGGCACGCCCTCTTCGGCTTGGGCTGGCTCGACGCGCTCGTCTACAGCCTGGTCATCGCCGGCACCATCAACGCGGTCAACTTCAGCGACGGCTTGGATGGGCTGGCCGCTGGCATGGTGGTCATCATCCTCCTGCCCTTTTTGGCCCTGCCCTGGGCGGCGGCGCTGGTCGGCGCGCTCTTGGGCTTTCTCTGGTACAACGCCCGCCCCGCTCGCGCCTTTATGGGCGGGGTGGGTTCGGAGGCCCTGGGCGCCGCCGTCGCCGGCCTGGCCATCCTCTCGGGCTGGCTGTGGTGGCTGCCCCTTATCGCCCTGATGCCCATGCTCGAGGTCGTCTCGGTCATGGTCCAGGTAGCCTACTTTCGCTTCAGCGGCGGCAAGCGCCTCCTCAGGATGGCCCCGCTGCACCACCACTTCGAGCTCTCGGGCTGGCCCGAAACCAAGGTCGTCACCCGCTTCTGGCTGCTAACCGCCGCCTGCGTCGGCGTCGCCTGGTCCTTGCGGGGGGGCGCGGCGTGAGGACTGGCGCGTGAGGGGTAGCGCGTGAGGGTGCTCGTCTACGGCCTGGGCCGCAGCGGCGGGGCGGTGAGCCGCCTCTTGCGGCGGCAGGGGCACGAGGTCCTCCTCTTCGACCGCGCGCCCGACGGAGCGCAGCTCGCCGAGCTGATCGGTCTCGGCTGCCGCCCCGTCAGCGACGTTCACGGCAGCGAGGCCGAGCTCTGCGTCGCCGCGCCGGGCGTCGCCTGGGACCACCCCGACCTCGCCGCCTTGCGGGCACGCGGTCTGGAAACCATCGGCGAGGTCGAGTGGGTCTACCGGACCATCTCCACGGGCGTGCCCACAGGCATTTCCACGGGCATTCCCACGGACTTCGTCGGCGTGACGGGGACGGCGGGCAAGGGCACCGTGACGCGCTGGCTGACGGTGGTCTTGGAGCGCGCGGGCATAGCGGCGCGCGCCGGGGGCAACATCGACCCGGCCCTCGCGGAGGTGGCCGAAGCCGGGGTGACGCTCGTCACCGAGCTGTCGTCGTTTATGCTCGAGCGCTGCCCCACCTTGAAGCCCAGGGTCGCGGTCATCTTAAACCTCGGCGTCGACCACTTGGACCGCCACGGCAGCGTCGCGGCCTACCACGCCGCCAAAGGCAAGCTGCTCGACAACTTAGACGAGACGAGCACCTTCGTCTACAACGCCGACGACCCCATCCTGCCGGGCTGGGCGGCAGCCTGCCCGGCCCACGCGCTGGGCTACTCGCTCGAAGGGCCGGCCCAGGCGCACCTTCAAGGCGGCTGGCTCCACCTCCGCGGCGTCAAGCTGGTAGAGACCGGCAAGCTCCGGCTGCGGGGAAGCCATAACCACGGCAACGCCTTAGCCGTAGCCCTGGCGGCCGCGGCGCTTGGCTTGAACCACCGGGCCATCGCCGCAGGACTGCCGCACTTCGGCGGCCTGCCCGGCCGCTACAGCCTCATCGGCAAGGTCGGCGGGGTGAGTTTCGTCGAGGACTCCATCGCCACCCGCGGCCTGGCGGTCAGGGCGGCGCTGGCGTCCACCCCCGCTCCCATCGTCTGGATCGGCGGCGGCCTGGATAAGGGCGCCGACTTCGAGCCGCTCGAAGGGCTGGTGCGCGCCAAGGTGGCGCTCTTTATCGGCGTCGGCGCGGCCGGACCCGCCTTTGCCGAGCGGCTGGGCGGCCTGACCCGGACGCTGGTCATGTCCGAGCTGTCGGGCCGTGAAGCGCTCAGGCGCGCCTGCGCCGAGGCCCTGGCCTTTTGCCACGCGGAGAGGCTGGGGGGCGCCACCGTGCTCTTTTCCCCGCTCGCCGCTTCCTTCGACCAGTTCAGGGACTACGCCGAGCGGGCAAGGGTCTTTCGCGAGGTGGTGGCGTCGCTGGGGGCGCTCAGAGAAAACGAGGAGGCGCCGGCGTGGACCTGATCCTGCTCTTCAGCCAGCTCACGCTCTTGGCCTTGGGCGTCCTGGGGGTAAGCGCCGCCGATCCCGGCAGCGGGCTCGAGCAGGCCTCGCGGGCGCTCATCTGCCTCGTCGTCACCGTCCTCGTCACCCTGGTGCCGCCCCGCACCGTCGTCCGCTTCAGCCCGCTCATCTATGTCCTCACGCTGGCCCTCTTGGTGGCGGTGCTCTTCGTCGGCGTCGCGCCCGGCGGCAGCTCGAGCCGGCGCTGGCTCTTGCTGGGCGGCTTCACCCTGCAGCCCTCGGAGCTGATGAAGGTCGCCGTCATCGCCTACCTGGCGGGGTTTTTCTACCGGCACCTGGGCGACTGGCAGCTGTGGCGGCCGATGGTCGTGGTCGGGCTCGCCGCCGGGGCCATCGTCGCCGAGCCCGACGTCAGCACCGCGGCCTTCTTGTTCATGCTGGCCTTCGCCGTCATGCTGGCGGCGGGCACCACGCTGCTCAGGCTGGTCAGCATCACCACCGCCGCGGCGCTCATCGCCGTGCTCTTCGCCGGGCCTTATCTGAGCCAGTTCAGCTACATCGGCAACCGCATCTCGGGCTTCCAGGACCTCTGGGGCGACCGCAGCGAGACGGCCACGCTCTCCTACCAGGCGAGCCAGGCGCAGCGCAGCCTGGTGGCGGCGGGCGTCTTCGGCCTGGGCCCGGGCCGGCCGCTGCGCCATGTGCCCGAGGCGCATACCGACATGGTGGCGATCTCGGTGGCGCACAGCCTGGGCTTCTTGGGCGTCGTCACCATGATAGGGCTCTTTTTCGTCATCGCCGCGCGCGGCATGCGGCTGGCCTCGGCCCTGAGCGGGCCGGGGGCGCTCCTGGCCTTTGGGGCGACGGCCTACCTCTGCGGGCAGGCGGCCCTCAACCTGCTCGTCGCGGTGGGCCTCTTCCCGGTCACCGGCATCCCGCTGCCCTTCGTCTCCTACGGCTTCAACGCGATGCTGTCGGCGTCGATCGCCATCGGCTTCATCCACAGCGGCTACCGGCAGCTCAGGCGCGAGGAGCGCGAGGGGGCAGCCGCGTGAAGAGCGAGGGCGTGAGGGTCCTGCTCGCCACCGGCGGCAGCGGCGGCCACATCTACCCGGCCCTGGCCGTGGCGGGCGAACTCGAGCGGCGCGGCGCGGAGGCCGTCTTCGTGGGCCAGGCGCGGGGCATGGAGGCGCGCCTCGTCGGCGAGACGCCTTACGCCTTTTACGGGGTGCGCGCGGGCAAGTGGGACCGCACCAAGCCCGACCCGCGCCAGGCCTGGCAGGCCGTCATGGGTGTGGGGGACGCCTACCGAATCGTCAAGCGTCTCAGACCGCAGGTCGCCCTGGGCTTCGGCGGCTTTGCCTCCTTTCCGGGCCTCGCCGGCGCCCTGCGCTCGGGCGTGCCCTTCGCCCTTCACGAGCAGAACGCCTTTCCCGGCCGGGTGACGCGCTGGCTGCAGGGGCGCGCCCGGCTCATCGCCACCGCGCAAGCCGAGGTGCATGCCAGGCTGCCCCGCGCCAGGAGGCTCGAGCACGTCGGCATGCCCATCCGGGAGATCCGTGTGCCGCGCCGTGAGGCGCGGGCGCAACTCGGCCTAGCCGAGGACGGCAAGCTCGCCTTGGTCATGGGAGG contains:
- a CDS encoding penicillin-binding protein 2; its protein translation is MLLPLLVALYGFADLQKGLPQWPTALAEAPRRGSIKAADGTIFAEGRVDHRRYPQGRLGAHVVGFSGALQPDGAYGLEGLERSLDGVLQSGQDVTITIDPTLQAVAQAELGKAARARKAWNGALIAIESGSGRILAAASYPEYDPNQFRTVTSRETMTNRAFLDQVEPGSTVKPLIIAALMQEGRLGAGEVIEAGSSLQVGWHTFRNALEHPPEVSVADILRFSSNVGAITLAQRFSSQELFLWLRHWGFGEDPRVSYTSARRGQVNPWEAWVPQDHAATSIGYSMSATALQLAAAYSVFANDGLYIRPRLIEDGGEPEVKRILSANVAKAVRGMLEGVVESGEARRAKIPGIPVAGKTGTGQIYLDGSYSRTAYTTSFAGIFPADDPRVTVVVYLQGAEGPPSELYGSLIAAPIFQAFGSEAVALWGMPPKTAGYANH
- the murF gene encoding UDP-N-acetylmuramoyl-tripeptide--D-alanyl-D-alanine ligase; translation: MLEGVTKRDAAQVGALLEPARLAALAGVGSQQGVQEGVWPPGSGVSFHSGRVQPGDVFFALPGQAAHGIAFAGAALAAGAAFMVSDRPHPRGLLVPDPAGLLLRLGREARACLTGPVVGITGSAGKTSTKAMVAAALGAPSSPGNFNTPLALAQVLVGAALRGRSEEALVLELGIDHSGEMDALLTLVKPTHALLTLIGASHLSGLGSVAEVAREKGKLLRAAPVRLAHASTRRQLKGVTEVRFYGLDDEAGDLDFSGRILAATAERQELEVFGRRVALPYPGRPMAANAVAAMSLARLLERDLDAAAARLAVLRLEPGRLEVRHCQGFTLIDDAYNSNPASARAALEVLAAFPRPHSAILGDMLELGARSAGLHRALGAATRGLDRLYTVGAAAHGIGAGREHARHFSTVESLIEALARETLTGTVLVKASRGMRLERVVRELTRQGERA
- a CDS encoding phospho-N-acetylmuramoyl-pentapeptide-transferase → MTLALALALSLLAVGAFVQLAKGYGWGKAIRQGGPQSHRRKEGTPTMAGIAFLAAATLAYLIIGPLEPDGLAVLGLTLTVGLLGWYDDYLALKRKDAAVTGGDSTTGLLARYRLALQLLFASGFAVYAVSAGHALFGLGWLDALVYSLVIAGTINAVNFSDGLDGLAAGMVVIILLPFLALPWAAALVGALLGFLWYNARPARAFMGGVGSEALGAAVAGLAILSGWLWWLPLIALMPMLEVVSVMVQVAYFRFSGGKRLLRMAPLHHHFELSGWPETKVVTRFWLLTAACVGVAWSLRGGAA
- the murD gene encoding UDP-N-acetylmuramoyl-L-alanine--D-glutamate ligase; translation: MRVLVYGLGRSGGAVSRLLRRQGHEVLLFDRAPDGAQLAELIGLGCRPVSDVHGSEAELCVAAPGVAWDHPDLAALRARGLETIGEVEWVYRTISTGVPTGISTGIPTDFVGVTGTAGKGTVTRWLTVVLERAGIAARAGGNIDPALAEVAEAGVTLVTELSSFMLERCPTLKPRVAVILNLGVDHLDRHGSVAAYHAAKGKLLDNLDETSTFVYNADDPILPGWAAACPAHALGYSLEGPAQAHLQGGWLHLRGVKLVETGKLRLRGSHNHGNALAVALAAAALGLNHRAIAAGLPHFGGLPGRYSLIGKVGGVSFVEDSIATRGLAVRAALASTPAPIVWIGGGLDKGADFEPLEGLVRAKVALFIGVGAAGPAFAERLGGLTRTLVMSELSGREALRRACAEALAFCHAERLGGATVLFSPLAASFDQFRDYAERARVFREVVASLGALRENEEAPAWT
- a CDS encoding FtsW/RodA/SpoVE family cell cycle protein encodes the protein MDLILLFSQLTLLALGVLGVSAADPGSGLEQASRALICLVVTVLVTLVPPRTVVRFSPLIYVLTLALLVAVLFVGVAPGGSSSRRWLLLGGFTLQPSELMKVAVIAYLAGFFYRHLGDWQLWRPMVVVGLAAGAIVAEPDVSTAAFLFMLAFAVMLAAGTTLLRLVSITTAAALIAVLFAGPYLSQFSYIGNRISGFQDLWGDRSETATLSYQASQAQRSLVAAGVFGLGPGRPLRHVPEAHTDMVAISVAHSLGFLGVVTMIGLFFVIAARGMRLASALSGPGALLAFGATAYLCGQAALNLLVAVGLFPVTGIPLPFVSYGFNAMLSASIAIGFIHSGYRQLRREEREGAAA
- a CDS encoding UDP-N-acetylglucosamine--N-acetylmuramyl-(pentapeptide) pyrophosphoryl-undecaprenol N-acetylglucosamine transferase, yielding MKSEGVRVLLATGGSGGHIYPALAVAGELERRGAEAVFVGQARGMEARLVGETPYAFYGVRAGKWDRTKPDPRQAWQAVMGVGDAYRIVKRLRPQVALGFGGFASFPGLAGALRSGVPFALHEQNAFPGRVTRWLQGRARLIATAQAEVHARLPRARRLEHVGMPIREIRVPRREARAQLGLAEDGKLALVMGGSQGSLSLNRAVPAAYRGLPPEAREDLTVLHSSGPRWEDGLTEKVADLPHYHVSGWVDSVLAWSAADLAITRAGTGTLAEAAFHGVPLLMVPLPWAAEDHQTHNARAVAAAGAGRIVSERELGTLAAQWQALLDDRV